tgacatattctttttgtttctgtttaggtaTCAGTAGCTATTTTATCTgtagtattttttgtattttatttcttttatcctaCTAGAAATCTTGTTTTGAGCTTCATAGGAGTTTATATTTAAAAGTGCCTTGTAAATCCTGTACAACCATTGCCATTTTATACATGAAAAAAAATACTTTCCCGCAATCTTTTTCCCTCATTTTCTTTGCCGCCATTTTatttcccgccattctctcccgccacACTAAGGAGTGctgcatcgacggaggatgacgatgatgccttcatgtggagtgtgaaacactgtgtgagagaagtcataagtgtgaaacactctccgatgatgatgacgaagctGCAAACACTTATGACTTCTACGATCGTGGACACCATGAGGCTCGTTTTATAAGTTGAGAAGTGAAGATGGCGAGAAAGAAGatggcgggagagaatggcgggaaagaaaatggagggagagaatgGTGGGAAATAAAATGGCgggagaaaatggagggagagaatgacgtaaaaacctaattttaaataatcctaaaattcactaattaattactactgataaacaaagtcacaaagaaccagtagcaaaaagaatcatctaaaaagaatactcctagctcaaattataggcaatctagtgatttgagaaaattcatgaaaattcaaattcaaacttccaaatctagtcaaacttaatatctacagaaacttcataaaatttctaatctaatgcaaaaagaatcaaattaaaatactaaaaatcctatttgatatgaattttctaaaaagtagagcaggtgttggccgaagagggactctttggccaactgttggccgaaaagtactttttggccaaccgttggccgaaaagtcctttttggccaactgttggccgaaaagtccctcttcggccaacaggaggccggaaagtcccttttcggccaacaagaggccgacggggtgatacttttgatttttctccattagggtgtatagtttctgaatttgctataaaaatcatcatagtttcaaaaaaaatccaaagATTTGTGCTTGAATAGGACTGCTTGGAAAGCCTATTCATGTACCTGAACCTTGATTAGTGGCTCCTGTTGAGTTTGAAGTTTTTAACTCTAGCCTCCCCCAACCTGATTGGGACTGAAAGACTTTGCTGTTGTTGTGTCTCAAGAAAGCATATCACAAAATCATACATAGTACTAAATTATACAGAAACCTATGTGACTGGGAAATGCAAATGACTAAACTTGCTTTATGGCAGACCACAATTTTTAGGTCGCCTTGTATATTGTGCAGTATTAAATGACACATTTATTTTGAATGGCTAAATGACACATTTGTATTGCTATTGATTTGGAATGTGAAACATAATTGATGAAGTAAAAGAACACTGCCAAGTGTAGGAGTGACTTACCGGACAAAACTCCCTAGTTGTAGGTTTTAGTTTTGCGCAATTGGCACTTTCAGCGGAACATTCTTGACTCAAACACTTTGTGACTGCACAAGAAAAATATGAAGGATAACTAAGTAGATACAATTTAGTAAGTAACAGGCAATGAAAATGTTCAGGGTTCAACCAACTGGAAAGAATACTGTTGAGTATACCTGCATTAGCAGGTACTGTTGGAATGCCTGCAAGAGTTTAGATATTGGTATTAGAAAGGAAAAGGCAAGCACCACTTATTCATTAGCGAAGAGTAGCCTGCAGGTGTCTAGGAAACTGCAGGGCACAACAAGAGATAAAAGGTCCAGATTGTAAGTGGGAACAGATATTGTGACTACTGACTAAAGTACATAACTAATAAACAGAGACAGAGGTAAGTGGGAACAATGAAAGTAACTGGAATAAACTTCTATATGGAGCAAATGATGGTATGTTACCTTCACTGCAAGAATCTGAATGTTCTTTGACCTCCTGCTTCCCAGCTAGCAAAGTTTCATCTGAAATCACACAAGTTTGTGCGTCATGGCTTGCCACATTTTGTTAGAAAGGAGAACTTTTGCAAAATATCTAGGTATATTAGGAAGTAGACTAACTTTTGCAAAATATATCATGCTTCTAGTTTTGAAACAATGATTGCACAGCATAAATCGACGAAAAACAAAGTGGCACGACTAATTCTTCCCGCAACATATTATAAGTTTATTACAAATGCTGTGTTTTAAGCAATGATAACAAATAAACCCAATACACTAAAGCAGTTCTTCTGATAGAAGAGCACAAGAAAGCAATATGCCATACTTATAACAAAATGAAGGCCATCACAAAATTCAAGCAATTCATACAGAACACCGGCTTATGCATGAACACAAAAAATGCGGGAAGGACAGAGTCAAGGCAGATATTTTTACcaataatttcctccaaatccataGGTTCACACGATAAGCCTGCAATTGAAACATATGATCATCAGTTAGCATGCTTAAACAGGAATAATCAGGTATCCTTATCGATCATACAATGGCTAAGTGAGAAACCTTGAGTGCATGGTGAGGAAGGACGCctgcatgaagcaaaaggttaaaATCTCTAATTTTACAAACTAGGAAACAGTGGAACAACGAGAGCATCAATTCTGTGCATACGATATATATACCTCTCTTTCTGAAGAAAACGGCGGGCAAGAAGAGATGCCGACATGCGGCCTATGTTCTTCTTCCTCTTATGCCTCCGGCAACCCCTGAATAATCAACAAGATAATGCGACAAGCCCGTTACTAGTTTAACTGTAAGTGCGGCTTCTCATGAACACGAGTAAATTGGATCCTCTACATAATGGACTCATAGCTGGAGATGGAGATGGGGATGAGGATGTTGTACTTACCTAAACCCGAAGGGGATTGTGTGACATGGGTGGCTTGGACACCGCGGCAACCGCAGCAGATGCCTGAACTCAGTGGTTCGCGTGACCAAGTCCTTGACaacctgtgcggctttgagcctaATGAGCCGCCAGTCCACGGGATCCCTGCGTGGAAGAAACATCGAGAGGCTCAAACAACAATCAATGAAAATAATGGGTAATTAGATAGATGAAGGGACGATTAGGCGAGGGAGAGAAGAGACGAGACCAGTAAGCCGGGTGAGAGCCATTGTATAAGATTGCGCAGACAGCATCGGCGTAGTGCGGGTCGGCCTCGATCATGCTGGAAGGGTAAGACTCGAGTTGGGTCCGGAGATCGTCGGCAGCATCGATGCACCCCAGCTTCCCCTGGGCCATGTCGTCGAGAACGCCGAGGCGAGTGATGAATCTGAGCGCGGTGTGCGCGTCGACCTCATCCCGGCACGGCAGGAAGCGGCTGAAGTACTCTCGCGCCTCCTGCCACCGGCCGTCCGCCACCAGGCGCCGCAGGAACCGCAGATCGAGAAAGACGCGCGTCTCGTGCTTCAGCCTGGATAGAAATTAAGGTCTATCGATCAGTGCCAGCTAGGAAGGTGGATCTTGGAGATAGAGCAAGAGATTAAGCCGTCGAATACGTACGCGTCGAAGGTGGCGGGAAGGTTGTTGCGGCGGAGAAAGGCGAGGAGTCGCCGGCGGCGGAATCGGTCCAGGCAGTGGTGCTCCATCACGCCTCGCTTGCCGCCAGATCTCGCCATCGCGCTCTGGGACGAGAGTAATTGGGGGATATCGCCGGAACGGGGGGCACTGCGTCTCGGATATCATAGTTGGATCCGATTAGGGCAGCGCCCGCCGGGGAGCGGCGATGGTGGGGGTGGGAGGAGGGGGAGACGGGAGGGTCGGGAATGGGAGTGGGGTGGGGAGGAGGCGGGGATGGGGTGGGAGCCTGGGAGGAGGGGGAAGGGTCGGGGAGAGGGCGGCGGGGGTCGGGGCCAAACCCCGCCCGGGCTGTGCCTGGCCCGTGGCCCGCCCTGTGCGGCCTTGCTTGTCCGCCTAGGCCAAGCCCGCGTGCCATGCACGGCACGGCGCACGGCACAGCCCGCCTGGCACGTTTAAGTaggtttttttaaagaaaaatccTTATCCTTTTGTAGTGTAGAGGAAGCTTTGTACTCTCTTTTTTCTTCTCGTGGATGGAAATTTTTAACGAGACAGCTACTAATAAAGCTCAATATTTATCCCATATGACACTTTATCTCACttttattcatttatttatttatgaatTTTCagaattttctttattttttgaagTAATTGGCCCAAAATAGGCCCATGACGCATAAGTGCCAAACAGGCCCGCGTCGACCCATTTAGTACATATGTCCTGCTGGTCCATTATGTGTCGTATGCGTAGCAGTGCTCTATGTGTTACACCATCTCCAAGAGAATATAACTCACGCATAAAGACATGAACTGTCAAAGATGTCACACAAGGAAGATGTGGTATCATGCAATTgttactccatccgtcccaaaatttttgtctttgatttgtctaaatacggatataCCTAAttacgttttagtgttagatacatccgtatctagaaaaatctaagacaagaattttgggatggagggagtacatcttctgtaacgcccggataattaaatgacagtaaaactctgctaatgatgccacgtcaccttcattattgttgataatctttcgttagttcaaaacc
This portion of the Triticum dicoccoides isolate Atlit2015 ecotype Zavitan chromosome 7A, WEW_v2.0, whole genome shotgun sequence genome encodes:
- the LOC119329648 gene encoding uncharacterized protein LOC119329648 isoform X3, yielding MARSGGKRGVMEHHCLDRFRRRRLLAFLRRNNLPATFDALKHETRVFLDLRFLRRLVADGRWQEAREYFSRFLPCRDEVDAHTALRFITRLGVLDDMAQGKLGCIDAADDLRTQLESYPSSMIEADPHYADAVCAILYNGSHPAYWDPVDWRLIRLKAAQVVKDLVTRTTEFRHLLRLPRCPSHPCHTIPFGFRGCRRHKRKKNIGRMSASLLARRFLQKERRPSSPCTQGFSLSHCLSCEPMDLEEIIDETLLAGKQEVKEHSDSCSEGIPTVPANAVTKCLSQECSAESANCAKLKPTTREFCPQSLSVPIRLGEARVKNFKLNRSH
- the LOC119329648 gene encoding uncharacterized protein LOC119329648 isoform X2 produces the protein MARSGGKRGVMEHHCLDRFRRRRLLAFLRRNNLPATFDALKHETRVFLDLRFLRRLVADGRWQEAREYFSRFLPCRDEVDAHTALRFITRLGVLDDMAQGKLGCIDAADDLRTQLESYPSSMIEADPHYADAVCAILYNGSHPAYWDPVDWRLIRLKAAQVVKDLVTRTTEFRHLLRLPRCPSHPCHTIPFGFRGCRRHKRKKNIGRMSASLLARRFLQKERRPSSPCTQGLSCEPMDLEEIIDETLLAGKQEVKEHSDSCSEGIPTVPANAVTKCLSQECSAESANCAKLKPTTREFCPDVVNAVDADHVLNKVRALGDISNAMIMLVKYTSTHGPDPRMFVEKLMEQEKLLFELRLDCVNAMIRGCSTSSFAT
- the LOC119329648 gene encoding uncharacterized protein LOC119329648 isoform X1; amino-acid sequence: MARSGGKRGVMEHHCLDRFRRRRLLAFLRRNNLPATFDALKHETRVFLDLRFLRRLVADGRWQEAREYFSRFLPCRDEVDAHTALRFITRLGVLDDMAQGKLGCIDAADDLRTQLESYPSSMIEADPHYADAVCAILYNGSHPAYWDPVDWRLIRLKAAQVVKDLVTRTTEFRHLLRLPRCPSHPCHTIPFGFRGCRRHKRKKNIGRMSASLLARRFLQKERRPSSPCTQGFSLSHCLSCEPMDLEEIIDETLLAGKQEVKEHSDSCSEGIPTVPANAVTKCLSQECSAESANCAKLKPTTREFCPDVVNAVDADHVLNKVRALGDISNAMIMLVKYTSTHGPDPRMFVEKLMEQEKLLFELRLDCVNAMIRGCSTSSFAT